A stretch of Cicer arietinum cultivar CDC Frontier isolate Library 1 chromosome 5, Cicar.CDCFrontier_v2.0, whole genome shotgun sequence DNA encodes these proteins:
- the LOC101491457 gene encoding uncharacterized protein: protein MGANLGFQHAGASHNLPQSMFHPGTKPPSSVGSTFPLGQTPLPSQQSSQPPYQVGNMLFGSDFGNQSGNAMQIDRGSSWMPGPSENLVQHSGPLGPQSVVSGLVGAANQPLRPPALTPEMEKALLQQVMSLTPEQINLLPPEQRNQVLQLQLMLRK, encoded by the exons ATGGGTGCCAATTTAGGTTTTCAACATGCTGGTGCTTCTCATAATCTTCCACAATCCATGTTTCat CCAGGTACAAAACCTCCTTCTAGTGTTGGATCTACGTTCCCACTTGGGCAGACGCCACTACCAAGTCAACAATCATCTCAGCCACCTTATCAG GTTGGAAATATGCTATTCGGGTCTGATTTCGGTAATCAATCTGGAAATGCAATGCAAATTGATAGAGGGTCTTCTTGGATGCCTGGTCCATCAGAAAATCTAGTACAGCATTCTGGTCCTCTGGGACCACAATCTGTGGTTTCTGGTCTGGTGGGTGCTGCTAATCAGCCTCTTAGGCCCCCTGCG TTGACACCAGAGATGGAGAAGGCACTGCTTCAGCAAGTCATGAGTCTCACACCAGAGCAGATAAATCTTTTGCCTCCGGAACAAAGAAATCAAGTGCTGCAACTGCAACTGATGTTGCGTAAATGA